A single Thermosynechococcus vestitus BP-1 DNA region contains:
- the hemC gene encoding hydroxymethylbilane synthase, which yields MIATSSRPVRIGSRKSQLALVQTEWVQAQLQTHHRDRAFEVVTMTTQGDNILDVALAKIGDKGLFTKELELSMLRGETDLAVHSLKDLPTQLPDGLVLAAITEREDPADALVLGAKWTGHTIDTLPEGTVIGTSSLRRLAQLRHYYPHLTFKDVRGNLNTRLAKLDAGEYDALILAVAGLRRLGFGDRISQVLPATVSLYAVGQGALGIECRAEDADILALVKTLEHPETTARCLAERAFLRQLEGGCQVPIGVHTVIENGQLTLTGLVASLDGQRLVKDSLTGDVATAEELGTRLALKLREQGASEILEEIFATVRPER from the coding sequence ATGATTGCCACCTCATCCCGTCCGGTTCGCATTGGTTCCCGCAAAAGTCAACTGGCTCTTGTGCAAACGGAATGGGTACAGGCGCAACTGCAAACCCACCATCGCGATCGCGCCTTTGAAGTGGTGACAATGACAACCCAAGGGGACAATATCCTGGATGTTGCCCTGGCAAAAATTGGCGATAAGGGACTCTTTACCAAAGAGCTAGAGCTTTCAATGCTGCGGGGCGAAACTGATTTGGCTGTCCATTCCCTGAAGGATTTACCCACTCAGTTGCCTGACGGCTTGGTTTTGGCTGCGATTACCGAACGGGAAGACCCCGCGGATGCCCTCGTTTTAGGTGCAAAGTGGACAGGACACACCATTGATACCCTCCCCGAAGGTACAGTCATTGGTACCTCGTCATTGCGACGCTTGGCCCAACTACGCCACTACTATCCCCATCTCACTTTCAAGGATGTACGGGGCAACCTAAATACCCGCCTCGCCAAATTGGATGCGGGGGAATACGATGCCCTGATTTTGGCGGTAGCTGGTCTGCGGCGTTTGGGGTTTGGCGATCGCATCAGCCAAGTCTTGCCAGCAACGGTATCCCTCTATGCCGTTGGTCAGGGCGCTTTGGGTATTGAATGCCGCGCCGAGGATGCCGACATTTTGGCTTTGGTGAAAACCCTTGAACATCCGGAGACAACAGCCCGTTGCCTAGCGGAGCGCGCCTTCCTGCGGCAATTAGAGGGGGGTTGCCAAGTTCCCATTGGCGTTCACACAGTGATTGAAAATGGTCAACTGACCTTAACAGGGCTAGTGGCAAGTCTAGATGGCCAACGCCTTGTGAAAGACAGTCTCACAGGAGACGTGGCCACAGCGGAAGAACTGGGCACTCGCTTGGCCTTGAAACTCCGTGAACAGGGTGCTTCCGAGATTTTAGAAGAAATTTTCGCTACAGTCCGCCCTGAACGCTAA